In Zingiber officinale cultivar Zhangliang chromosome 6A, Zo_v1.1, whole genome shotgun sequence, a single genomic region encodes these proteins:
- the LOC121995777 gene encoding protein kinase PINOID 2-like: MHSAPLSRQLNMEAAAAIGLDDSDRDSIRSSFSTAIDSRRSWISDISFGSSSSVSVRSYFGAGDSGGTGLHHPKLKPHKANQAEWEAIRRLRAASSGQVRLEHFRLLRRLGSGDLGNVYLCELRAPAQVACLYAMKVVDREALAFRNKLHRSEVEKEILRTLDHPFLPTLYADFEAAHYSCLLMEFCPGGDLHVLRQLQPGRRFPISSAKFYAAETLLALEYLHMMGVVYRDLKPENVLVRDDGHIMLSDFDLSLKCDVVPKLHMMQRLTTGSKLPAKTSTASCVPPMQPVLSCFYGGDKKAKRAAPRKNPAADDREREDDDEEEQIEVDPELIAEPIAARSKSFVGTHEYLAPEVISGGGHGSAVDWWALGVFLYEMIYGRTPFKGDDNEKTLVNILKQPLSFPPSPPATDLNKYPEDMADARDLMAKLLAKNPKKRIGSTKGSAEIKRHDFFKTINWALIRSVTPPEVPRNRSKSSNRPPQAVPQKLSNKKQSDHEPPETPHYIDYF; encoded by the exons ATGCACTCCGCTCCGCTGTCTCGCCAACTCAACATGGAGGCCGCCGCCGCCATTGGCCTCGATGACTCCGACCGCGACAGCATCCGTTCCTCTTTCAGCACCGCCATCGACTCCCGCCGCAGCTGGATCAGCGACATCAGCTTCGGCAGCTCCAGCTCCGTCTCTGTACGGTCCTACTTCGGCGCCGGCGACAGCGGCGGGACTGGCCTTCACCACCCGAAGCTGAAGCCTCACAAGGCGAACCAGGCCGAGTGGGAGGCCATCCGACGCCTCCGCGCCGCCTCCTCTGGCCAAGTCCGCCTCGAACACTTCCGCCTCCTGCGCCGCCTCGGCAGCGGCGACCTCGGCAACGTGTACCTGTGCGAGCTCCGCGCCCCCGCTCAGGTGGCCTGTCTCTACGCCATGAAGGTGGTTGACCGCGAGGCTCTCGCCTTCCGCAACAAGCTCCATCGTTCGGAGGTCGAGAAGGAGATCCTCCGCACTCTCGACCACCCTTTCCTCCCCACTCTCTACGCCGACTTCGAGGCCGCCCATTACTCCTGCCTCCTTATGGAGTTCTGCCCTGGCGGCGACCTCCACGTCCTCCGCCAGCTCCAGCCCGGCCGCCGCTTCCCTATCTCCTCCGCCAA ATTTTACGCGGCGGAGACGCTGTTGGCGCTGGAGTACCTCCACATGATGGGAGTTGTCTACCGAGATTTGAAGCCGGAGAACGTCCTCGTGAGGGACGATGGCCACATCATGCTCTCCGACTTCGATCTCTCCCTCAAGTGTGACGTCGTCCCCAAACTCCACATGATGCAACGCCTCACCACCGGCAGCAAGCTCCCGGCGAAGACCTCTACCGCCTCCTGCGTGCCGCCCATGCAACCCGTTCTCTCCTGCTTCTACGGCGGCGACAAAAAGGCAAAGCGGGCGGCGCCGAGAAAGAACCCCGCCGCGGACGACAGGGAACGCGAGGACGACGACGAGGAGGAGCAGATCGAGGTCGATCCGGAGCTGATAGCCGAGCCGATCGCGGCGCGATCGAAGTCATTCGTGGGCACGCACGAGTACCTCGCGCCGGAGGTGATATCCGGCGGTGGCCACGGCAGCGCCGTCGACTGGTGGGCGCTCGGCGTGTTCCTCTACGAGATGATCTACGGGCGGACCCCGTTCAAGGGCGACGACAACGAAAAAACCCTCGTCAACATCCTCAAGCAGCCGCTCTCCTTCCCCCCGTCGCCACCCGCAACAGACCTCAACAAGTACCCGGAAGACATGGCCGACGCCCGAGATCTGATGGCGAAGCTCCTGGCGAAGAACCCCAAGAAGCGCATAGGGAGCACCAAGGGCTCCGCCGAGATCAAGCGGCACGACTTCTTCAAGACCATCAACTGGGCTCTCATCAGGTCGGTAACCCCACCGGAGGTGCCCAGAAACAGATCAAAGAGCAGCAACAGACCCCCTCAGGCGGTGCCGCAAAAGCTGAGCAACAAAAAGCAAAGCGATCACGAGCCTCCCGAAACCCCTCACTACATCGATTACTTCTAA